The DNA segment TGCGCTCGAGCACCCCGGCCACGAAGTCCCGGTCCGTAGTCGTGAAGCCGTGGGCCAGGCCGAGGGCTTCTGCCCGCGCGACGCGATCGGCCCGCAGGTCCACGCCAATCGCGACCGCCCCCGACGCGCGCAAGAGCTGGGCCGTGATCTGGCCGAGGAGGCCGAGGCCAACGACGGCGACATGCTCACCAAGCGTGGGAGCCGCACGGCGCACGCCCTGGAGGGCGATCGCCCCGAGGGTTGTGAAGGCGCCCTCCTCGAAGGAGACACTCTCGGGGAGCCTCACTACCAGATTGCGGGGGACGACGTTGAACGCGGCGTGGTTCGCATAGCCGGCCCCCGCGCAGGCTACCCGATCTCCGGCCCGCAGGTCCGCGACGCCCTCTCCCACTTCCGTTACCACGCCAGCACACGAGTAGCCGGTGGGCATTTCCGTCGACACCCGGGTGCGGACCAGGTCGGCGGTCTGCCTCAGGCCGTGGCTCGAGACTCTCTCCACGACCTTGCGCACGAGGGCCGGATTGCGGATGGCTTTGAGCACCAGGCTTTCTCGCCGTCCCCCGCTCCCGAGCGCGGCCGCTTCCGTGCCGGCACTGATCAGGGAGTGGCTGGTGCGCACGAGGACCGCGCCTGGCTGGACGAGCGGCTCCGGGACCTCGACCACCCGGACCTCACCGCCGCTGATCGCTACTTGAAGCAAGCGCTTTCCTCCGCGTCTTAGCCGATAGAGCGCGCGGTTATTCTGACACAGGCCGCCCCCGACCCGTCCTGGACAGGGGGCGCGTGGCGAGTGGATACTAGGACCTTGTAGCCGGGCGGCTCAGAAAAGAAAAGAGAAGACCATGTGCGGGATCGTGGGATGGCTGTCGACCTCGTCCGCCCACCGGGTGGAGGCCGAAGCCCTGGGACGAATGCGGGACGCGATCGCCCACCGGGGGCCGGACGGCGTCGGGCTTTGGTTGTCACCAGACCGGCAGGCTGGCCTCGCGTTCCGCCGACTGGCCATCGTCGATTTGGCCGCCAACGCCAACCAGCCCATGGCCAACGAGGACGGCGCCGTCCAGCTCGTGTTCAACGGCGAGGTCTACAACCATGCCGACCTCCGCAAGGAGCTGCTCGCCAAAGGACACCGCTTCCGCACCGACCACTCCGACACGGAGACGATCGTTCACGGCTACGAGGAGTGGGGGGCGGGAGTCGTGGACCGGCTGGAGGGCAAGTTCGGTATCGGGATTTGGGACGAGAATCGGCGGCGCTTATTCCTGGCCCGGGACCGCGTGGGCGTCAAACCGCTCTATTTCTCCTGGACGCGACACGGTTTCGTCTTCGCCTCCGAGATTAAGGCCCTCCTCCATCATCCAGACGTCTCGGCCGACATGGAGCCCCTATCCGTCTACCACTATCTCTCCTTCCTCACCACCCCCGCCCCCCTCACCATGTTCCGTGGCATCTACAAGCTGCCCGCGGGCTACCGCGCCTTCGTGGAGCCCGACGGCCGCATGATCGCGGAGGCGTACTGGGACGCCCTGCCCGGCTCCGGGGAGGACCTGCCGGAGCTACGCCGCCTTTCGAAAGGGGCGCTGCGGGACTTTGCCGTGCGCCGGTCGCGGGAGCTGCTCGCGGCGGGGGTGGAGAAGCGGCTCATGTCGGACGTGCCCTTCGGGGTCCTCCTCTCCGGGGGCATCGACTCCTCCGCCAACGTCGCTCTCATGAGCCGGTCCATGAACCAACCCGTCCGAACTTTCACGGTCGGGTTTTCGGACCACGAGCACCTGAACGAGCTCACCTACGCGCGGCGCGTGGCCGAGCACTTCAAGACCGATCATCACGAGGTCCTGGTCGACGAGAAGGCGATGCAAGAATACCTGCCTTCTTTGATCTTCTCCCAGGATGAGCCGATCGCGGATTGGGTCTGTATCCCCCTCTACTTCGTCTCCAAGCTCGTGCGCGACAGCGGCACGGTGGTGGTGCAGGTGGGGGAGGGCAGCGACGAGCAGTTCTGCGGCTACACGTCCTACATGAACTACCTGGACATGTACCGACGGTACTGGCAGCCCTTCTCCCGGCTCCCCGCGGCGGCGCGGGGGGCGGCGGCGGCGCTGGCCCGGGGGCTGACGGGCATGGTCGACCGCTACGATCCCTATCTGGACTTGATCGACCGGGCGGGCCGTGACCGTGAGCCTTTCTGGAGCGGGGCCACCGTCTACTCGGAGGCCCGCAAGGCCCGCCTCATCGACCGCGCCCGCATCGAGCCGTTGGTCGTGCCCGCGGAGATGACCCGCTCCGGAATGCTCCCCCCCTCCTTTGCCAAGGCGGACAGCTACGAGGTTGTCCGTTCCTTCTTCTCGCGCCTGGACGAGAAGGCCCCAGGAAGCGACATCCTGACCCGCATGACCTACTCCGAATTCAAGTTGAGGCTGCCGGAGCTTCTCCTCATGCGCGTAGACAAGATCGGGATGTCGGTTTCAATCGAGCCCCGGGTTCCCTTCCTGGACCACAAGCTGGTGGAGTTCACCATGAACCTTCCGATGGAGGTCAAGGTGGGGGACGGGGTCGCAAAGTCCCTGCTCAAGGAGTCCATGCGCGGCCTCCTCCCCGATGACATCATCGACCGCCCCAAGATGGGCTTCGGTGCGCCGATGGCCCAGTGGCTGAAGGGCGCCTTTGGCTCCGCGGTGCGCGCGGAGCTGCAGTCCACCCGGTTCTTCGAGAGATTCCCGGCCAAGCGCCAGGTCGTGCTGGACATGCTCGACCGCCACCGCGAGGGGCGGGCGGAGTTCTCGCTTTACATCTGGACCATCTACAACGCGGTGGCCTGGTTCGATTTCTGGGTGGAGAAGTCGCGCGAGGTCCGGGTCGCCTGAGCGCGCTCAGCGCTCTAAGAGCACCTCCGCGATCCGCTCCGCCGCCCGCCCGTCCCAGAGGGGCGGGCAGGGCAGTTGCTCTCCCGACTCCCGCCGGCGAATGGCCGCCTCGAGGTCGGCGCGCAGCGTGGCCAGCGTGGTCAGGCGGTTCGAGCCGAGGGAGATGGTCACCGGGCGCTCGGTGTTCGGCCGCAGAGTGAGGCAGGGAACCTGCAGAAAGGTCGTCTCCTCCTGGAGGCCTCCGGAGTCGGTGAGAACGCAGGAGGCCTGGTCGGCCAAGCCGATGCTGTCGAGGTAGCCGACGGGATCGATGAGCTTCGTCCCGGCCTGGGACTGCAGGGCGTCGAGCAGGCCGAAGTCAATGAGGCGCTGCCGAGTCCGCGGATGCACCGGGAAGACCACGGGCAGGCCCTTGGCCATATCGCGGAGGCAATCCACGATGGCGCTGAGCGACTCGCGGCCGTCCACGTTCGAGGGGCGATGAAGGGTTACGTAGATGAACCGCCGCGGCTGCACCCCCAGCCGGCGATGAACCAGGCGGGCGCGGGCTCTCTCCAGGTTGTGAGAGAGGGTGTCGATCATGACGTTGCCCACTTGGCGGATCCGATCCGGGGGGATCCCCTCCCGGCGTAGGTTCTCGTCGGCGTCGGAACTGGGGGTGAGGAGGAGGTCGGCCAAGGCGTCTGTGACGAGCCGGTTGATCTCCTCGGGCATGGTGCGGTCGAACGACCGCAAGCCCGCCTCCACGTGGGCAACGCGCACTCCGAGCTTCGCCGCCACCAGCGTGCAGGCCATGGTGGAGTTCACGTCGCCCACCACCATCACCCAGTCCGGCGCGAAGCCCTTCAGCACGGGCTCGAAACGGATCATGATCTGGGCCGTCTGCCCGGCGTGGCTCCCCGAGCCAACTTCCAGGTTCTCGTCCGGAGGCGCGATCTCCAGCTCATCGAAGAAGACCTGCGACATGGCTTCTTCGTAGTGTTGGCCGGTGTGGACGAGACGCTGCAGGAACGAGCCGCGGTGGGCGGTCAGGGCCCGCATCACGGGGGCCACCTTCATGAAGTTGGGCCGGGCGCCCACAACGTGAAGCACCTTGATCAAGAATCGCCCTTCCTTCCCTCCCCGGGCACACTACCACGGCCCGCGCCGCCCCCCACCACCTGTCCCAGGATGTCGAGGTAGCGGCGGGCTAGTGCTCGCCGGTCGAAATGTGTGGCCACGTACGGCCGGCCCCGCGCGCCCATCTGGGCGCCCAGCCCCGGGTCGTCGGCGAGGCGGAGGATGGCCCGCGACAAGGCCTCGGCATCCTCGGGAGGAACCACGATCGCGGCCCCGGAAGCGGTCAGGATCGCCGCCGCCTCCCCCGCAACCGAGGCCACGATCGGCCGGGCACAAGCCAGGATCTCGAACATCTTGGAGGGAACGAAGGAGCGGAAGAGGGGAACGTTGCGCAGGGGGACCAGGCAGACGTCGGCGCTGCGGTAGAGGGCGGGCACGTGGTCGCGAGAGACCCCGGGCCGGAAGCTCACATTCCCAAGGCCAAGGGAAGACGCCCGCGCCTGAAGCGCGTCCTTTTCCGCGCCCTCCCCTACAAAGAGGAAGTGGATCCGCGGATCGCCGCGCAACAGGCCGGCCACGTCCAGGATCCGGTCCAGGGCATGACTGATGCCCAGGGCGCCGCAGTAGAGAACCACGAACGTCGCGGTCGGCCCCAGGCTGGCCCGTAGTCCGGGGTCGGGGGGGCCGGGGGTGAAGAAATCGAGGTCCACGCCGTTGGGGAGGACGTGGGTCTTGGCGGCGTCGATCCCGCGCTCCCGGATGTTGCGGGCAAAGGCCTCGGTCACCGTCACCACCGCCGCGCTCCGGCGATAGAGGAATAGCTCCAGTCCCTCCAGGCCGCGGATGACGAAGCGGCTCCGGATGACCCCCAGGTCCACGAAGATTGCGGGCCAGAGGTCGCGCACCTCGAAGACGAAGGGCACCCCGAGCCTTCGTGAGATCACCCACGCCGCGACCACCGAGAAGAGGGTCGGCGAGGAGGCCACGAGCACGTCGATGCCGTGCAGGGGGGGCGTCGCTTGCACGACCGCCTGCGCCATGAAGAAGAGGTGGCCCAGGGTCCTTTTCAGGAAGCCGCGATTGGGGGTGGCGTAGGTGCGGCAGCGAATGACCCGGAGGCCCTCCACCGGCTCGATCTGGAACCGTCGTCCCCGATACCCCTCCGGAATGATGCCGGTGGGGTGGTTCGGGAAATTGGTCACGACCGAGACCTCATGGCCCTCCGCCACCCAGGCCCGGCCCAGCTCAAGGAGGCGCGCGCTGGGAGCCCCCATCTCGGGCCAGAAGTAGTGGCTGAGGATCGCGATCTTCAAGCGTACGCGGCCCTTTCGCGGTCGGCGTGAACCAGGAAGGGGGCGGCCGCCTGCCTCCCGAGCCCGGGATCATCGACCCTGTCCGGCGGGTGGCGAGCGAAGTTGGCGGCGTGCGGGCGCGTGCGATAACTGACGTTCTGACCAGCCCGCCGAAGCCCGAGGTGGACGATCGCAGCCGCGTGAGGGGGGAACCGAGACATTCCGCGAGCGAGGAGTATGTGGCTTGAGGGTTGGAGAAGCAAGTTGTCCGCGAAGTCGGCCGCTCCTATACTGGCCTCCTCCGATGCGGCCGAGACTTTGGTCGGCCCTGCTTTCCGTCGGTCTCTTCGGCGCGATCGTCAGCGTCTTCCTCATCTCCTCCAGCGCGCGGCTCCCCCTCAAGACTCCATTCGTGACGAAGACGGAACGCGGCCGACCGCTTCTCGCCCCCCTGGTCCGGACCGCGGGACGAGCCGGCGCCCCCCACTACCAACTGGGACTCTTCTTGGCCTCCGTCACGACCCTGCTTGAACACCCCGAGATTCAGCTCTTCTTCTCCACCGGCTCCGGCAACACCCCGCGGGTTCGAGCGGAACTGCAGGTCGTGGGCACGCCGTGCCGCTATACCACCGAGGCGGGGGCAACGCTCGCCGATGGCGAGCCGCTCCCCCTTCTGCGTGGGCCGGAGTGTACGCCCTCTCCCCGGCAGCCGACGGGTCGGCTCGAGCTGGACGTCGAGTACGAGGGAGGCGCCGACCTCTCAATCTGGGCCTTTCCACCGCTACCTGATGTTCCCGCTCCCGGGGCCTTTCGCATCTCCGCCTCGACCCCGGTTGGCGAAGCGCCGCTCCTGCGTGGATTCTTTATCGACTATCCGCCGACCGCTCCTCGCATTCGCCTTCTGAACTACATGTGGCAGGTATCGCCCTCACCCTTGTGGCTCTGGCTGCTCCTGAGCCTGGCGGCCGCCCTGGGCGTGGGGGGGATCCTGGTCTTCCCCATGCACCCCTCGCCCCCAGAGGCCGGCCAGGTCCCGATCCGGCGAGCGCTTTTGGGCGGCCTGGGAGCATCTTTCCTGGCCGGCGCCCTGGGGCTGACCTACGCAGTCCTGGTCCCACCCTTGAGCGGCCCCGATGAGCCCTACCACCTGTTCGGCTTCGCCGAGCTGAACGAGGAAGCTGGGTTGCCGAGCGGGATCGTTCAATGGATGAGCGTGACCCATTTCCAGCGGATTCGAGCCCATCCCACGGAGCGGTTCCGAGCCATGGACATCGGCCACCCCCTCGACCTTGAGGATCCTGAGTTCAAGGCGACCGAGGTGGCCATGCGCAGCGCGAGCACCGCGCGGCTCTGGAGGGCGGCCGGTGGCCTTCTCCACGATCAGACGGCACCGCGGACGCTTCTGGTCGTCCGCCTGCTCAACGCGTCGCTGTTCGCGTTCATGGTTGGCCTGGGCACGAGCCTGGCCGTGGGGTGCTCCGCCGCCCCCTACCCGCAGCTCGTGTGCCTTCCTTTCCTGTTCGTTCCCGCTCTTCCTTTCTTTGCCATGCACTTCTCGGAAACGGCCCTCCTGACCTCAACCTACGTGCTGCTCGCGTCCAGCCTCGCGGTGCTGTTTCTGGACGGGCCGCGGGCTCACGCGGCGGGCTTCTCGCTAGGGCTGAGCACCGCCCTGATGCTCGCGGGCGGGAGGTCCCCGTGGCCCCTGGTGGCGGTAGTCGCCATGGCCCTCGGGGCTCGGGTCCTCCTCGGGTCCCTCCGGGAAAGGGGTGAAGTTTGGGCGGCGGGGGTCTTCTGGGCGGGCTTCGCCCTGGGAAGCGGCACCTTCTACCACATCTTGAGCAAGGTCTATCGCCCCATGCTGTTGCAGTTCACGGCCTACGCCCCCGCGGGATTGCGGCCGGTGGCGGTGTGGCTGGTGGAGCATCCCTGGGGCATCGCCGGCCTGGCCGCGCTGGCCGGGGCCGCGGAGGTGGGCTTCGCCCGTCTGCGGCGCGCGCTCCCGCAGGCTTGGGCACGCCCCGCGGGAACGGTCGTGCGGTGGGCGGCCCTCGCCCTGGCCGTCGCCGTCGGCCTCTCCCTTTTGGGCTCGCTCTTCCTCTCCTACCCCCAACTCGAGCTAGAGCCCCTGCAGCCGCTGTCCCGTCCTGCCTTTACGACCCGCATCCTGGCCACCATGGCCACGATGTTCCGGCTTCGAGATCCGAACTTCCTACTCCACTCAACCTTCTGGGCCGGCTTTGGCTGGCTGGACACCTTGCCGGATGCGACCTTCTTGTCCACCCTCGCCCTCCTGACCGCAGCCTGCTTGATCACTCTCCTGCTCCACCTGGCCCGGCATCGGGACATTCGACGCTTCTTCTGGCTTCTTGCGCTCGGGCTGGGCTCCGCGCTCGCGCTCGTCATCTACGCCCTGTCGATCTACGGTCTGCCCATGGCCCTGCAGGGGCGGTACCTGATCGGCTGGTATCTGCCCGTGCTCTCGGTGATCGGGTGCGGGGTGGTTCTGGCCGAGCCGCCGAAGGCAAGGAGTGCCCAGCATCCAGTGGCGATTCCGGACCGGATTTCAAGGCCGGCGGTTCTGCTTGCCCTCTGCGGCCTGGTTCACGCCTACTGTCTCTGTTTCATCCTCGGGCGGTACTTCTGACGAACTCTCAGTCGTCAGGGGAATGGCCGCGTGCGTTCGACTCCTGTTCGTGCTCGCCGGGTCCTATGTCCAACCTCCACCATGAGATCCGGAGGGGTGGTCCGTTTGCCCAACCGCCTTGAAACCTGATCGTGGCGACCTTGCCTCGCTGCCGAATCCGTCCCTCAAACAATGCCACGAGGTGGTTGGGGCTGATGGGCAGCTGGCTGATCCACAACCCGCTCCCCACTTGATCCGGAACAAAACGGTGCTGGAGCGTGGAACCCGAGGTCAGGGTGGTTTCCAGCCACATCTCTTCCTCCCTCAGTGCCAAGCGGCGCAACCAGGCCGCCCAGGGACGCTGGAGCTCCACCTCCGCTAGGGTGACGCCACCCGCGTCCGGGACCGGCGTCGAGTCACCCCAGGGAACGGTCACGGTCCCTAGGAATCGCCTCGACACCGACCGTGGGTTGGCTCGGGTAACGAGGATGAAAACCGTCCCTCCTGGGCTCAAGAGGTCATAGTGGCTGAGGATCGACAGCAGGGTGTGCGGCTCGTCCCAGAACATATGACGGCCGTCGATGCTTTGGAGCCCCGCCGTGAGGTGCCAAAGAAGGTATTGCGGCCGACGCGAAGAGTTGAAGAATGCCGCGTTCAGACGGTCGAGGGTCGGAAAAGCCAGGAAAGATGCCGGGGAGGGGCGATGGGCCCAGTTCAAATGGTTGGCGGCCACATAGCTGGCCTCCCAAGGGTAGACGTCCACCGTGGAATCTCCAAGAACCCCCCGCTCCGCTGCCGACAGCACGAGGGGCTCGAGCGCCCGGCTCGAGAGCTGGCCTAGAGATGCCCGGTACTGCGGCAGCCGAACCAGGGCTCTCAAACCCGTGACTCCAGGCAGATGGAGGGGCTGGGCCAGTGCCTTGGCGAGAGTCCGGACCGGAGTGTCCTTGTCAGCGGGGAGATGGAACCAGGCCGCGACCAGCGACACCACCGCCCCCACCAAGATGGGCGAGGCGCGCCACCTGCGCTCCGCGGTCAAGGAGTCGGTGAAAAGCACGGCTACGATGAAGAGGCCAAACAGGACAAGAAGTCGCCCGTGCACATCTGGGCGCACCAGCGAATGCTTCCAGGCAACGAACAGGGGCACTGCGCACCCAGCGAGGGAAAGGCGTGCGCGGCGGTGTCTCAGGAAGATGCACCATGCGCCGAGGAGAAGAAAGAACCCAAGGAAGCTTCCCGCCACAAGCTGCCATCCCTCGATCCCGCGGCTGGCGACGGAGGAATAGCCTGCGACCATCGACAAGCCCACGGCCAGGTAGGTCCCGAGGCCAGACAGCGAGCCGTAGCAGACTAGCCAGCCGGCGAGTAGGCCGAGGGTGGCACCACTGCTCGCCACCGCGATGCGGGTCAGGACCGACGAGGGCCTTCGCTGGAGCACGACGACTGTGGCCAGCGTCAGGAGAGCGCCCGGGCCGATCGTGAGCTTCAGGAGCAGGTAAAAGCCGGCAAGTACGCTCGCCATTCCAAATGCAATGAGCCCGCGTCGGCCTTTGCCGTGTAGTCCCAAGAGCAATAGGAGGAGGAATAGGGCAAACCAGCGGTACTCGTCCCAAAAAGCCAGATGAATGGCGTAGGTCAGGAACAACGCGGTCAGAATCCTTCTGGCCACGGAACCGGGTAAGGACCAGACATAGGCTGCCACGGCGGAGCCCAGCATGAGGACCAAGAGAGCCTGGGCCAGGAACCAAGAACGGGTAACGTCGCCAACGTCGACGGGGAAGAGCAACCAGCCGTACGGTCCGCGATCGGCAAGGAACTCCCTTCCCCAACGCTCGCCGTGCACAGCTGCGTAGTTGAGGGCAAATGCGTAGGAGTTGTCTAGACCGGGCTGCGGGTAAGAGACCGCCGCTCGGAAACCCATGAGGACGCTTCCTACGACGGTCAGGGCGAAAAGCAGTGGCGAGCCTGCCCTTTGCTCTAAGTCCCCGCGGGGAAGAGCTGAGTCCGGAGACTCTTCGGGTGCGGTTGCATTTGCTGACATTGACTGGCCGCGCGCGCAGGATAGCGGCCCAGCGAGGGAAGGGCAACAGAGTGAAGACTTTGGGCAGTTGGTGTCGGGCTACGGTGCAGGAGGCTTGAGGAGCCAGTAAGATTGGCTACCCCTTATGCGAGCGCACGTGTCGCCTTGCTAGTACGGTGACGACAGGTTCAGTG comes from the Vicinamibacteria bacterium genome and includes:
- the asnB gene encoding asparagine synthase (glutamine-hydrolyzing), translating into MCGIVGWLSTSSAHRVEAEALGRMRDAIAHRGPDGVGLWLSPDRQAGLAFRRLAIVDLAANANQPMANEDGAVQLVFNGEVYNHADLRKELLAKGHRFRTDHSDTETIVHGYEEWGAGVVDRLEGKFGIGIWDENRRRLFLARDRVGVKPLYFSWTRHGFVFASEIKALLHHPDVSADMEPLSVYHYLSFLTTPAPLTMFRGIYKLPAGYRAFVEPDGRMIAEAYWDALPGSGEDLPELRRLSKGALRDFAVRRSRELLAAGVEKRLMSDVPFGVLLSGGIDSSANVALMSRSMNQPVRTFTVGFSDHEHLNELTYARRVAEHFKTDHHEVLVDEKAMQEYLPSLIFSQDEPIADWVCIPLYFVSKLVRDSGTVVVQVGEGSDEQFCGYTSYMNYLDMYRRYWQPFSRLPAAARGAAAALARGLTGMVDRYDPYLDLIDRAGRDREPFWSGATVYSEARKARLIDRARIEPLVVPAEMTRSGMLPPSFAKADSYEVVRSFFSRLDEKAPGSDILTRMTYSEFKLRLPELLLMRVDKIGMSVSIEPRVPFLDHKLVEFTMNLPMEVKVGDGVAKSLLKESMRGLLPDDIIDRPKMGFGAPMAQWLKGAFGSAVRAELQSTRFFERFPAKRQVVLDMLDRHREGRAEFSLYIWTIYNAVAWFDFWVEKSREVRVA
- the wecB gene encoding UDP-N-acetylglucosamine 2-epimerase (non-hydrolyzing); its protein translation is MLHVVGARPNFMKVAPVMRALTAHRGSFLQRLVHTGQHYEEAMSQVFFDELEIAPPDENLEVGSGSHAGQTAQIMIRFEPVLKGFAPDWVMVVGDVNSTMACTLVAAKLGVRVAHVEAGLRSFDRTMPEEINRLVTDALADLLLTPSSDADENLRREGIPPDRIRQVGNVMIDTLSHNLERARARLVHRRLGVQPRRFIYVTLHRPSNVDGRESLSAIVDCLRDMAKGLPVVFPVHPRTRQRLIDFGLLDALQSQAGTKLIDPVGYLDSIGLADQASCVLTDSGGLQEETTFLQVPCLTLRPNTERPVTISLGSNRLTTLATLRADLEAAIRRRESGEQLPCPPLWDGRAAERIAEVLLER
- a CDS encoding glycosyltransferase family 4 protein, which translates into the protein MKIAILSHYFWPEMGAPSARLLELGRAWVAEGHEVSVVTNFPNHPTGIIPEGYRGRRFQIEPVEGLRVIRCRTYATPNRGFLKRTLGHLFFMAQAVVQATPPLHGIDVLVASSPTLFSVVAAWVISRRLGVPFVFEVRDLWPAIFVDLGVIRSRFVIRGLEGLELFLYRRSAAVVTVTEAFARNIRERGIDAAKTHVLPNGVDLDFFTPGPPDPGLRASLGPTATFVVLYCGALGISHALDRILDVAGLLRGDPRIHFLFVGEGAEKDALQARASSLGLGNVSFRPGVSRDHVPALYRSADVCLVPLRNVPLFRSFVPSKMFEILACARPIVASVAGEAAAILTASGAAIVVPPEDAEALSRAILRLADDPGLGAQMGARGRPYVATHFDRRALARRYLDILGQVVGGGAGRGSVPGEGRKGDS